In the genome of Zootoca vivipara chromosome 6, rZooViv1.1, whole genome shotgun sequence, the window CTCATAGCCAAGGTGATCTCATTCTCCTAGCCCTATTCCTCCAAATGTAACATTGCTTGGCATCATGAACATTTCTGTTTTCAGCTCCTCCTGGGAGACCTTGTGGTTCTCgattcaatttttaaaagctaTGCAACAACTGGAGAAAATGAGTTGGAACACAAGGGGACTAATGTCTTTATATTTCTCTTTTGTGGGTTGCCTGTTTCCACTCCAAAAAATTACCCACCTGACTAGTAAATTTAATTTCCAGCTGTCTACATGTTATGTCCAACATTGTAATCCTAGGGCATAATGCTTTTAATTTCCATATCAACAAAAAACTGTTAAGGATGTTTCTTCTTGTTGCCTTGTTCCCCTCCTCTGCTATTAACTCAGTCTACTGTTTTCTATCTTCCTCCAGGGCTTCATGGAAACAACCATCTTGGAAAATGCATCATCAACAGTACGAACAAATGCCAGCCATTCCTATGTAGCCATAAGGCCCATGAACTTAACCATTGCCTGCTTTATCTCATTGTCTTTCCTGGTGGGGGCAGCTGTGAATGGGCTCTTTCTCTGGGTGCTGGGTGTGAAGATGAAGAGATCAGTGAACACTCTCTGGTTCCTCCACCTGATTCTCACCCACTTAATCTCCTCTTGGAACATGCCATTCTATGTTGCCTACATTCTTCTTGGTTTCCACTGGGCCTTTGGCACAGTTACCTGCAAGCTCGTGAACTCGCTGGGTTCTCTGGGGATGTTCAACACTGTCTTTCTTCTCACCATTATCAACCTGGACCGTTACCTCCTCACCTGCCACCCCATCTGGTCCCAGCATAACCGCACAATCTGTCGAGCACAGAGACTGGTCACAGGAGTTTGGCTTTTGTCCTTAGCCCTGAGTGCCCCTTACTTAGCTTTCCGGGAAACACGAGAGGTAGAGAACGGCAGGCTTGTGTGTGACAATAACTATGCTTTCTCAAATGACTGGGATGATGAAAAGACAAAAGCCCTAAGGTATCGCGTTCAATTTGCTTTCTTTGTGACTCGGTTTCTCCTGGCCTTCCT includes:
- the LOC132591117 gene encoding probable G-protein coupled receptor 33 — translated: MTKEAGLLFSIFLQGFMETTILENASSTVRTNASHSYVAIRPMNLTIACFISLSFLVGAAVNGLFLWVLGVKMKRSVNTLWFLHLILTHLISSWNMPFYVAYILLGFHWAFGTVTCKLVNSLGSLGMFNTVFLLTIINLDRYLLTCHPIWSQHNRTICRAQRLVTGVWLLSLALSAPYLAFRETREVENGRLVCDNNYAFSNDWDDEKTKALRYRVQFAFFVTRFLLAFLVPFMIIMGCSYCIAQEMKKKKLVRRTKKPFRILVASVASFFISWLPYHLYHASVLLEGSGMMGNVLKPIFITGACFNFCFTPILYIFVGEKFQQVFKTSVLALAQKAFLDEPITSAYNINLTEGVGRETIDRSSLVLTVT